One window from the genome of Yamadazyma tenuis chromosome 7, complete sequence encodes:
- the DUG3 gene encoding glutamine amidotransferase subunit (EggNog:ENOG503NWKE; COG:M): MCRFMIFKGKEPMVLEDLLTKPAHSIINQSFDSRLRLDMRNPVNGDGFGVGYYSSSQHPCVFKAITPAWNNVNLNSLATCTESNLVFGHVRASTQGVLAETNCHPFSYGKIMFMHNGGISAFDKIKKTIINYIEDKFFLLIQGSTDSECCFVLFLDTLYKMGYDPSDASVRFNHQVLRQALLTTIELIKNWQVAITSEPSLLNFAVTDGESVVVSRYITSKTDEAASLNFSTGSRFFEYAPGRFKMERLDRAQDVIFVASEPLTFERNDWMNVPTNTTITISKTNSVLMHPIMDEFYDSDGHERSSALALSKGLIGGVPKPESDSDIDNDSHINLTHEPLTQMTGKVY, from the coding sequence ATGTGTCGTTTCATGATTTTCAAGGGTAAAGAGCCGATGGTTCTCGAAGACCTTTTGACGAAACCTGCCCACTCTATCATCAACCAGAGTTTTGATTCGAGGCTTCGGCTTGACATGAGGAACCCCGTCAACGGTGATGGGTTTGGAGTTGGCTACTACTCTAGTTCCCAACATCCTTGTGTTTTTAAAGCTATAACTCCTGCTTGGAACAACGTTAACTTGAATAGTTTGGCCACATGTACCGAgtccaacttggtgtttggCCATGTACGAGCATCGACCCAAGGGGTGTTGGCAGAGACAAACTGCCATCCCTTTTCGTATGGGAAGATAATGTTTATGCACAATGGAGGAATCCTGGCATTTGAtaaaatcaagaagaccaTAATCAACTACATAGAAGACAAATTTTTCTTGTTAATCCAGGGCTCAACCGATTCGGAATGTTGCTTTGTGTTGTTTCTTGATACTTTGTACAAAATGGGATATGATCCTTCAGATGCTTCAGTTCGTTTCAACCACCAGGTATTAAGACAGGCATTATTGACAACAattgaactcatcaagaACTGGCAAGTGGCCATAACATCCGAGCCTTCACTACTTAATTTTGCCGTAACTGATGGAgaactggtggtggtaagCAGGTACATCACCTCCAAGACCGATGAGGCCGCTTCTCTCAACTTCAGTACTGGATCGAGGTTCTTTGAATACGCCCCGGGTCGGTTCAAAATGGAGAGATTGGATAGAGCTCAAGACGTGATTTTTGTGGCAAGTGAGCCTTTGACATTTGAGAGGAACGACTGGATGAACGTGCctaccaacaccaccatcaccatcagcAAGACCAACTCGGTGTTGATGCACCCGATCATGGACGAATTCTACGATTCTGATGGTCATGAGAGATCTTCTGCGTTGGCCTTGTCCAAGGGATTAATCGGAGGAGTTCCTAAACCCGAATCAGATTCTGATATCGATAACGATAGCCATATTAACTTAACGCACGAACCCTTAACCCAGATGACCGGAAAAGTCTACTAA
- the BCK1 gene encoding mitogen-activated protein kinase kinase kinase (EggNog:ENOG503NVHJ; COG:T) has protein sequence MSHPVRSRNGSNGHISVGAETPKRAVSDQYPLNKQRTNSGSESVTKPHSGSKAEPGIYGRPELRNFSDGMIFNKKRSSVFDTSFDPALKDTAFEFSNTHTNPTNPQHLEPPSEASDDAAPFRYPSHFSFSEQNESTQEFHAPAPNHSTSTSAMLPVFLQPSADYVPSDLQSSYSDPPLQRKHFNSDTLNDRNCVSEYAAPTGKTKIHNRQGSESSTGSNTSSSSTLTPSSAVSRDKRFVRYAMSTQTKTSQGNSSKKWNMENVMRWLDNHRFNDTWKETFRRNEISGNRFLELCNYEVDSIIWKQFSKYLFLDSDLNSIERFIYLLRDEVAVPEQDENIGDSTLIRSSSPTYLTASTMLENRKSSQGFIKHTPSNSNASNNSSASLTPAVKQRPFSYIDPSSYKASTKDSTSNKFFRKHLRHGSNETESIKDTAASRKSYYPGMSLSPDEVVAPNTASHRKSGIFSTFRKYGGDKAAGIVKQVSASSTKSTNRLSKYENSSPVSPITTESFKESRYINMGNPIRSSTPQSTEMVSSVEPSIKSVSLHKDFDESYFPRPKDEFKPEKFQIFVTKDNKTFVLMDLVKEQVDNPETVKNLIIKELDLVNIGTITFHLTDIDCEEGEALPDDLLLKSFDIVSAKILVRQELSSPAGVNTYSTNSSDSKSFEVRGDSTNEKFYPATPQYMLQGGGPVGDKVDYLNFKENAVEKLSLIKEIGQFPFLPPTESKKAPSNQNLAPPSNYNPSQLPQLKLSLPPKQKGPKQKPKVPTLQINTGTSNSATNTISSPSASLNDTNSFRVLRNDGNEIDFEKRRKSPFESKAPKLIPNIYSSSVADSSSSPISQTTLTSKILKDNHSERSDSIVAKRAAPPPPLNQKMSFTTSTGSMKRTTSVLRRGSIRSSSISVHSSTSSRRKFETKSHNEDSFKENKIVFDTAPRVNYTNESEDEFFVKPLKLEKPADISDDDDFFMKPLKSGSKNMSPDVTEDSNSINDEKSPIDHGQANSRYGLTGNMVVRPPVEELYNNLERYFPNTNLDKPIIDDSPLSPSNIAHGEPQFTSDTGEVNYKEPNYQENKAFARAPSISRTFSSANISPVNLASTDSGDEVFYGENQAPKLSRRRMKTIRVVANEARRRRLESRFNRLSSGNNSLSTEPPAAGLRRTNTKMWGQKVIEVTSKEIEKGFVSKLRNNKNGQYEEFAWIKGELIGRGSFGSVYIALNVTTGEMIAVKQVVVPPTFNARTKAKADEGLDALHKEVETMKDFDHVNIVQYLGFEQKKGTYSLFLEYVGGGSISSCMKSYGAFEEPLVRFITRQVLLGLEYLHSNGILHRDLKADNLLLDIDGTCKISDFGISKRSKDIYVNNAEMSMQGTVFWMAPEVIDSIVEDKKQGYSAKIDIWSLGCVVLEMFAGKRPWSNEAVISAIYKIGKTKLAPPIPEDIKNSISDEGKDFIKQCCTIDPERRPTATQLLNHPFIRENQGFKFSDTKVAQMIKYNTKKKITKS, from the coding sequence ATGTCACACCCGGTGAGATCACGAAATGGCTCTAACGGTCACATTTCCGTGGGTGCAGAAACCCCCAAAAGGGCCGTTAGTGATCAGTATCCATTAAACAAGCAAAGAACCAACTCAGGTAGTGAACTGGTAACCAAGCCCCATAGCGGGCTGAAAGCAGAGCCTGGTATATATGGACGTCCAGAATTGAGGAATTTCTCAGATGGGATGATCTTTAACAAAAAACGGCTGTCTGTGTTTGATACATCTTTTGATCCAGCTCTTAAAGATACAGCCTTCGAATTTTCCAACACACATACAAACCCAACAAACCCTCAGCATCTTGAACCACCATCCGAGGCATCTGATGATGCAGCTCCCTTCCGCTACCCTTCTCATTTCAGTTTCTCTGAACAAAACGAATCAACGCAAGAGTTCCATGCTCCTGCTCCCAATCATTCTACATCTACATCAGCCATGCTACCAGTATTTCTACAACCTTCAGCTGACTACGTTCCCAGTGATCTCCAGTCATCGTATTCAGACCCTCCACTTCAAAGAAAGCACTTCAACTCAGATACGTTAAATGATAGAAACTGTGTATCTGAATACGCTGCACCTACTGGGAAGACCAAGATTCATAATAGACAAGGATCCGAATCCTCTACAGGTTCAAACACCTCGTCCTCTTCAACATTGACACCTTCCAGTGCGGTGAGCAGAGATAAGAGGTTTGTGAGGTACGCCATGTCAACGCAAACAAAGACCAGTCAAGGTAACAGTTCTAAGAAGTGGAACATGGAAAATGTGATGCGGTGGTTAGACAACCACCGCTTCAATGATACTTGGAAGGAGACATTTCGGCGTAACGAGATCTCAGGAAACCGTTTTCTTGAGTTGTGTAATTATGAAGTGGACTCGATCATCTGGAAGCAGTTCAGTAAGTATTTGTTCTTAGACAGTGATCTCAACTCGATTGAAAGATTCATATACTTGTTACGTGATGAGGTGGCCGTCCCCGAACAGGACGAAAATATTGGAGACCTGACGTTGATTAGAAGCTCTTCTCCCACTTACCTAACTGCCTCAACTATGTTGGAAAATAGAAAGTCCTCCCAAGGGTTCATCAAACACACCCCTTCGAATTCGAATGCTTCCAATaattcttcagcttctttaACCCCAGCAGTCAAACAGAGACCTTTCTCTTATATCGATCCCAGCTCTTACAAGGCATCTACCAAGGACTCAACCTCAAATAAGTTCTTCAGAAAGCACTTGCGGCATGGTAGTAATGAGACAGAGTCAATTAAGGATACCGCAGCTTCGAGAAAGTCGTACTATCCTGGTATGAGTTTGAGTCCTGATGAAGTTGTCGCCCCTAATACTGCCAGTCACCGTAAAAGTGGGATTTTCAGCACATTTAGAAAATATGGTGGAGATAAAGCAGCTGGTATTGTCAAACAAGTActggcttcttcaacaaaatcaacaaataGACTAAGCAAGTACGAGAATAGCTCTCCTGTCAGCCCCATAACAACTGAAAGTTTCAAAGAGTCTCGTTATATCAATATGGGAAACCCAATCAGATCTTCTACTCCCCAGTCGACTGAAATGGTCTCCAGTGTTGAACCCAGTATCAAACTGGTAAGCCTTCATAAGGATTTCGATGAATCTTATTTTCCAAGACCTAAGGATGAGTTCAAACCTGAAAAATTCCAGATATTTGTCACTAAAGATAACAAGACCTTCGTGCTAATGGATTTGGTAAAGGAACAAGTAGACAATCCTGAAACagtcaagaacttgataatcaaagaattggacTTAGTGAATATAGGAACAATAACTTTCCACCTCACAGATATTGATTGTGAAGAGGGTGAGGCTTTACCTGAcgatttgttgttgaagtctttTGACATTGTATCTGCTAAAATTTTGGTACGGCAAGAGCTTTCTTCACCCGCTGGTGTGAATACATACTCTACCAACTCTTCTGACTCAAAAAGTTTTGAAGTTAGAGGTGACAGTACAAACGAAAAGTTTTACCCTGCAACACCACAATATATGCTTCAAGGTGGTGGTCCGGTTGGTGATAAAGTTGATTACCTCAATTTTAAGGAAAATGCTGTTGAAAagctttctttgatcaaggaaATTGGTCAGTTTCCTTTCTTACCCCCAACCGAAAGCAAGAAAGCACCCTCTAATCAAAATCTTGCACCACCTTCTAACTATAACCCTTCTCAACTACCACAATTAAAATTGTCGTTACCACCCAAACAGAAAGGTCCTAAACAGAAGCCAAAGGTCCCTACACTTCAAATCAATACAGGAACCTCAAATCTGGCTACCAACACAATCTCTTCTCCGTCTGCTTCATTGAATGACACCAATTCCTTTAGGGTTCTCAGAAATGATGGAAAtgaaattgattttgaaaagcGAAGAAAGTCACCTTTCGAATCGAAAGCTCCCAAGTTGATACCCAATATTTATTCATCTTCAGTGGCAGATTCATCTCTGTCTCCCATAAGTCAAACTACCCTTACCtcaaagattttgaaggataaCCATTCAGAAAGATCAGATAGTATTGTCGCAAAAAGAGCagctccaccacctccttTGAACCAAAAAATGAGCTTTACAACAAGCACCGGTTCTATGAAGCGTACTACTTCTGTTTTAAGACGTGGATCAATAAGAAGCTCTAGTATTCTGGTGCACAGCTCCACATCTCTGAGACGGAAATTTGAAACAAAGAGCCATAATGAAGATTCATTCAAAGAGAATAAAATAGTGTTCGATACAGCCCCTCGTGTGAATTATACTAATGAATCAGAAGACGAGTTCTTTGTGAAACCTTTGAAATTAGAAAAGCCAGCGGATATctctgatgatgacgatttCTTCATGAAGCCTTTAAAGAGTGGCAGTAAGAACATGCTGCCAGATGTGACAGAGGATTCTAACAGTATTAACGATGAAAAATCACCAATAGATCACGGCCAAGCTAATTCTAGGTATGGTCTAACAGGGAATATGGTTGTTAGACCACCGGTGGAGGAGCTTTACAATAATCTTGAAAGATATTTCCCAAACACAAATCTCGATAAGCCGATCATTGATGATTCACCTCTTTCCCCCAGCAATATAGCACATGGGGAACCCCAGTTCACATCTGATACTGGAGAGGTCAACTATAAAGAACCTAATTATCAAGAAAACAAAGCTTTTGCCAGAGCGCCGTCTATCTCCAGAACTTTTTCCAGTGCCAACATATCACCTGTTAACCTAGCATCTACGGATTCTGGTGATGAAGTATTCTATGGCGAAAATCAAGCTCCTAAGTTGagtagaagaagaatgaagaCAATTAGagtggttgcaaatgaagcaagaagaaggagacTTGAAAGCAGGTTCAATAGGTTATCTAGTGGAAACAATAGTTTGAGTACTGAACCTCCAGCGGCTGGTTTGAGAAGAACGAATACCAAAATGTGGGGTCAAAAGGTGATTGAAGTCACTTCGAAGGAGATCGAAAAGGGTTTTGTCAGTAAACTAAGAAACAACAAAAATGGGCAATATGAAGAGTTTGCATGGATCAAGGGTGAGTTAATTGGAAGAGGTTCGTTTGGATCTGTGTATATTGCTTTGAATGTTACAACTGGAGAGATGATTGCTGTTAAACAAGTGGTTGTGCCTCCTACCTTCAATGCCAGAACAAAAGCAAAAGCAGATGAAGGTCTTGATGCGTTACACAAAGAAGTGGAAACCATGAAAGATTTTGACCATGTTAATATTGTCCAGTACTTAGGATTCGAGCAAAAGAAAGGTACTTACAGTTTATTCCTTGAGTATGTGGGAGGTGGATCTATTTCTTCGTGTATGAAAAGCTACGgtgcttttgaagaaccatTGGTGAGGTTCATCACTCGCCAAGTTCTATTAGGCTTAGAGTATTTGCACTCTAATGGTATTCTTCATCGTGACTTAAAAGCTGATAACTTATTATTGGATATTGACGGAACTTGCAAGATATCTGATTTTGGAATCAGTAAACGTTCGAAGGACATTTATGTCAATAATGCTGAGATGTCGATGCAAGGAACTGTGTTCTGGATGGCTCCTGAAGTTATTGACAGTATTGTGGAGGACAAGAAACAAGGTTATAGTGCCAAAATCGATATCTGGTCTTTGGGATGCGTTGTGTTGGAAATGTTTGCTGGAAAGAGACCCTGGTCCAATGAAGCTGTCATCAGTGCCATTTATAAGATTGGTAAGACCAAATTAGCCCCTCCAATTCCAGAAGACATCAAAAACAGTATTTCTGATGAAGGTAAAGATTTTATCAAACAGTGTTGTACCATAGATCCTGAAAGAAGACCAACTGCTACTCAATTATTGAATCATCCGTTTATAAGAGAAAATCAaggtttcaagttttcagaTACGAAAGTAGCACAAATGATCAAGTAcaacaccaagaagaagatcaccaagagttga
- a CDS encoding PTPLA-domain-containing protein (COG:I; EggNog:ENOG503P25I), with protein MAEAHPHKWLITYNSISTSLWTIVLFNSVFLGIALGQPLVFEKTNKINTLIQTVALVEVVNAATGIVRASLFTTGMQVYSRLLVVWGIWQFLPESPANDHWSYISVTIAWALSEIVKYSYHASSLMGNVPYWLAFIRYTAFIVLYPVGVGSEMLIMYLSLDVARAVAGDLMYYFLIINLAFYIPALVHLYTHLLRQRKKVLGKYKKEAVEKKEQ; from the coding sequence ATGGCCGAAGCACATCCACACAAATGGCTTATCACTTATAACTCGATTTCTACTTCCTTGTGGACAATTGTCTTGTTTAACTCGGTGTTTTTGGGCATAGCATTGGGGCAGCCCTTGGTGTTTGAgaaaaccaacaaaatcaacacccTCATCCAAACCGTCGcattggtggaggtggttAATGCTGCCACTGGAATCGTTAGAGCCTCTTTGTTCACTACGGGAATGCAGGTATACTCTCGGTTACTTGTGGTGTGGGGAATCTGGCAATTTTTACCCGAAAGCCCTGCTAATGATCACTGGAGTTATATTTCAGTGACCATTGCTTGGGCCTTAAGTGAGATTGTCAAGTACAGTTACCATGCCTCCAGTTTAATGGGGAATGTTCCATACTGGTTAGCTTTCATTCGATACACTGCTTTCATAGTCTTGTATccagttggtgttggttcGGAGATGTTAATCATGTACCTTTCATTGGATGTTGCTAGGGCCGTGGCAGGTGATTTGATGTACTACTTCCTTAttatcaacttggccttctACATTCCAGCTTTGGTGCACTTGTACACTCATTTGTTGAGGCAGAGAAAGAAGGTATTGGGTAAGtacaagaaagaagcagttgaaaagaaggaacAATAA
- a CDS encoding mitochondrial 54S ribosomal protein bL21m (COG:J; EggNog:ENOG503Q3N0), giving the protein MANASATNATKSVNPTSSNGITSLKKQVDDMKYLKYDSNGSNSLYAILRLHNIPYLVTKGDKIILPTRMKGVKVGDQLTFNNVTTIGSPNFIFNSENGVNPDLFEIKGSVVEITKEPYYEVYRKKQRCRRLKTIPVQNYQTILMINELKLN; this is encoded by the coding sequence ATGGCAAATGCATCTGCCACAAATGCAACCAAATCTGTTAATCCTACCAGCTCCAATGGTATTAcaagcttgaagaaacaagtAGATGACATGAAATACCTCAAATACGACTCCAATGGGTCCAATAGCTTGTATGCTATTTTGAGACTCCACAATATTCCTTACTTGGTTACTAAAGGTGATAAGATAATATTACCCACCAGAATGAAAGGTGTGAAAGTGGGAGATCAATTGACGTTTAACAATGTGACAACCATTGGATCGCccaatttcatcttcaatagtGAAAACGGAGTTAATCCTGAtctttttgaaatcaaaggTAGTGTGGTGGAAATCACCAAGGAACCTTATTATGAAGTGTACAGAAAGAAACAGAGATGCAGAAGATTAAAAACCATACCAGTTCAAAACTATCAAACCATTCTTATGATTAATGAACTTAAATTGAACTAA
- a CDS encoding uncharacterized protein (EggNog:ENOG503PIBZ; COG:S), with product MFKTLQNSPSTISIFHNAKIPMSNKLYGILSKANYKLNEDKSKIILDLMENTLPTYDQYSLIVNNCLRDNYSKNVVASCFPFIKGSTENKVGQDRVTVNAPIGLQRLSGSGLKVFNEGEYAMIVEAFNGIEQSDSTEVSASAVFAAPLVVDWDQNMIANDEHGISNILNKYK from the coding sequence ATGTTCAAAACTTTACAAAATTCTCCTAGCACCATATCCATCTTCCACAATGCTAAGATCCCAATGCTGAACAAATTATACGGTATTCTTTCCAAAGCCAATTACAAATTAAATGAGGATAAACTGAAAATCATCTTGGACTTAATGGAAAACACCCTCCCCACGTATGATCAGTATAGCTTGATTGTGAATAATTGTTTGCGTGATAACTACAGCAAGAATGTCGTGGCCAGCTGCTTCCCGTTTATTAAAGGCAGCACCGAAAATAAGGTTGGTCAGGATAGAGTGACGGTCAATGCGCCAATTGGGTTGCAAAGATTGCTGGGAAGTGGGTTAAAAGTGTTCAATGAAGGAGAATACGCTATGATCGTTGAAGCATTCAACGGCATTGAGCAGTCCGACTCGACAGAAGTGTCTGCCTCCGCGGTGTTTGCTGCTCCCTTGGTTGTAGACTGGGATCAGAATATGATAGCCAATGACGAGCACGGCATCAGCAACatattgaacaagtacaagTAG
- the SIT4_3 gene encoding sporulation-induced protein (EggNog:ENOG503NWBN; COG:D) encodes MSGSFWKFSNGFGSASNISNILENYNINKDDRDHDISQVDDEESDAHQTTEGLATLHKLFDENDLLQELLSNNSMLLEFLRDDQILEYLFDLVILEGNLFLKTKGDSNSDKSDVEKDLEKLKISQESSESDESKNQESDEKSEYSHDDEEEKQADKSQEINEDDDDDEEDDDEEEDDEDETEEEKYSRYATLATEILSADVWSLTDTVMESTNNLNKLWGVLESKTTLSINLSTYFMKIMEHLLDMKCDEMITYLIENQPRLVERFMNHLSNPPLMDFLLKLISTDKPDNSTGIIDFLQNQHLIPLLIKALDPDDEGAVNDVALIRQSSAADLLKALITISANSTTDNSTIGPNELTRELVSYDCMKTLCQMMLKGGYALANGVGIIIEIIRKNNSDYDILPILYITLESHPPTGRDPIYLGYLLQVFGEEISKFNDILSSKRESDVVPDSLLTPFGEIEPLGFERFKICELIAELLHCSNMALLNDNKGFNVVKERNELREKMKEYDPISFKYNEVIVLPNENEKDKNTSPSSRSNLSDDDDLLANDTIDSFNSKNEDSILHNQNYEQDIEEPHENANLTEDQLRANPVIGDQWKIALYDTQIITNMILMFFKFPWNNFLHNVVFDIVQQVLNGSMDIGFNKFLAIDLFDGADLTNKIIYGQEYCIQFEKEHNGLRLGYMGHLTLIAEEVFKFIQSYPISTLSEIIDQKVSEPGWEDYVNNVLYDTREKYNAILGGGDDDDEEEGADDGSNTFDEGSGEVIEDSEYKAGFLFDNDESGPKEFIPHGESIEEEDEEEVDEEEETLPRKAKEAKLSSKLSSDESESEDEEDHFSKYMSQELVNTASTEVSNSVGNKNSDDESSSDDEINEKPYLTNAPLDMEHTVDDDDEYIDPNDDGKSYKKFNPLYDGTGSLLDETRDLIPSEEDGSSESSTSSDSDEEPYDIGDNEKEHTKLTRAASKG; translated from the coding sequence ATGTCAGGATCTTTTTGGAAGTTCAGCAATGGGTTTGGCTCTGCCTccaacatctccaacatACTAGAAAACTATAATATCAACAAGGACGACAGGGACCATGATATAAGCCAAgtggatgatgaagagTCTGATGCTCATCAAACCACCGAAGGGTTGGCGACTCTTCATAAgctttttgatgaaaacgATCTTTTACAGGAATTACTTTCGAACAACTCAATGTTATTGGAGTTTTTACGGGACGACCAGATCTTGGAATATCTCTTTGATTTGGTGATTCTCGAAGGAAATCTCTTTTTAAAAACTAAGGGTGATTCAAACTCAGACAAAAGCGATGTCGAAAAAGACcttgaaaaactcaaaatCTCCCAAGAATCGTCTGAATCTGATGAGAGTAAAAACCAGGAGTCAGACGAAAAGTCTGAGTACAGCcatgacgatgaagaagagaaacagGCTGACAAATCCCAAGAGATcaacgaagatgatgatgacgatgaagaagatgatgatgaagaagaagacgacgaGGACGAGACTGAGGAGGAAAAATATTCTCGGTACGCCACGTTAGCCACCGAAATTCTCAGTGCCGACGTCTGGTCGTTGACCGACACGGTGATGGAATCgaccaacaatttgaacaagctCTGGGGAGTGCTAGAATCCAAAACGACTTTATCGATCAACTTATCCACGTATTTCATGAAGATCATGGAGCATTTGTTGGACATGAAGTGTGACGAGATGATCACGtacttgattgaaaacCAACCAAGATTGGTGGAACGTTTCATGAACCATTTATCGAATCCTCCGTTGATGGACTTTTTACTAAAGTTGATCTCCACCGATAAACCAGATAATTCCACCGGCATAATCGATTTCTTACAAAACCAACACCTAATCCCCTTGTTGATAAAAGCATTGGACCCGGATGACGAAGGGGCCGTCAATGATGTGGCCTTGATAAGACAATCATCTGCTGCagatttgttgaaggcTCTTATCACCATTTCTGCCAACTCTACCACCGACAACTCAACCATAGGACCCAACGAGCTTACAAGAGAATTGGTGTCGTATGATTGCATGAAGACGTTGTGTCagatgatgttgaaagGAGGTTATGCGCTAGCCAATGGGGTAGGAATCATTATAGAGATTATCAGAAAGAACAACTCTGATTATGatattcttccaattttgTATATCACTTTGGAAAGTCATCCTCCTACTGGTAGAGATCCCATTTATTTGGGATACTTGTTgcaagtttttggagaagagaTATCCAAATTCAATGATATCTTACTGAGCAAAAGGGAGAGTGATGTTGTTCCTGACTCACTTCTCACTCCTTTTGGTGAAATAGAACCTTTGGGGTTTGAAAGATTCAAGATTTGTGAATTAATTGCAGAATTATTGCATTGTTCCAACATGGCACTTTTGAACGATAATAAAGGATTTAATGTTGTTAAAGAACGTAACGAGTTGAGAGAAAAAATGAAGGAGTATGATCCAATAAGCTTCAAATACAATGAAGTTATTGTCTTGCCtaatgaaaatgaaaaagaCAAGAACACCAGTCCCTCTTCTCGTAGTAACCTCagtgatgacgatgacttACTTGCTAATGACACAAttgattctttcaactcgAAGAATGAAGACTCGATCTTACACAACCAGAACTATGAAcaagatattgaagagCCCCATGAAAACGCTAATTTGACCGAAGACCAGTTGAGAGCCAATCCAGTAATCGGCGATCAATGGAAGATTGCATTATACGATACCCAGATTATTACCAATATGAtcttgatgttcttcaagttcccATGGAACAATTTTTTACACAACGTTGTGTTTGACATTGTACAGCAAGTTTTGAATGGATCCATGGACATTGGTTTCAACAAATTTTTGGCCATTGATTTGTTCGATGGTGCAGACCTCACAAATAAAATCATATATGGTCAGGAATACTGtattcaatttgaaaaagaacaTAATGGTTTGAGATTGGGTTACATGGGACATTTGACTTTAATTGCTGAAGAAgtgttcaagtttattCAGTCTTACCCTATAAGCACATTAAGTGAAATTATTGATCAGAAAGTTTCGGAGCCAGGATGGGAAGACTATGTTAACAATGTATTATACGATACAAGAGAAAAGTATAATGCCATCTTAGGTGGAGGagatgatgacgatgaagaagaaggagcCGATGATGGATCCAACACCTTTGACGAAGGATCTGGAGAAGTAATAGAAGATAGTGAGTACAAAGCAGGATTCTTATTCGACAATGACGAGTCCGGACCAAAAGAATTCATCCCTCATGGAGAACTGATtgaagaggaagatgaagaagaagtcgatgaggaagaagagactCTTCCTCGGAAAGCCAAAGAAGCGAAACTTTCATCCAAGCTTTCCAGCGATGAATCTGAATCCGAAGACGAGGAGGACCATTTCTCCAAGTACATGTCTCAAGAGTTGGTCAACACTGCGTCAACCGAAGTTTCTAACTCAGTCGGCAACAAAAACTCTGACGATGAGTCGTCtagtgatgatgagatAAACGAAAAACCATATTTGACCAATGCTCCACTAGATATGGAGCATACTgttgacgatgatgacgagTACATTGATCCAAACGATGATGGAAAGTCATATAAGAAGTTCAATCCACTCTATGATGGAACTGGGTCTCTTTTGGATGAGACACGCGATTTGATAccttcagaagaagatggttCGAGTGAATCTTCAACGTCTTCGGACTCGGACGAAGAACCCTACgatattggtgataacGAAAAAGAACACACCAAGCTTACTAGAGCTGCCAGTAAAGGCTAA
- a CDS encoding PTPLA-domain-containing protein (COG:I; EggNog:ENOG503P25I): MSIKTTYLAVYNTVSGLLWFTIAIRTLIDVAGLVFPGSKLASHSVYSTHAYDGFPHKLLVYTQSLNAVLEIGNSSLGITRSKVSITSLQFFARCSITIGVCYLTPESKGNFNPLVFPALVLTWSAAEIIRYPYYTLKALNINPPDWLDWLRYSGFLVLYPLGLATEPVVIYDSLEYVKSMFHYYFFVVGFTLYIPGFYFLYTYMLKQRKRVLRKKTE, encoded by the coding sequence ATGTCGATAAAGACCACTTATTTGGCTGTTTACAACACTGTTTCAGGCCTCCTCTGGTTTACCATAGCTATAAGAACACTCATAGATGTGGCAGGTCTCGTTTTTCCAGGATCAAAGCTTGCATCTCACCTGGTTTATTCGACCCATGCATACGATGGGTTTCCCCACAAATTACTTGTGTACACCCAACTGCTCAATGCTGTGCTCGAGATTGGAAACAGTCTGTTAGGAATCACTCGCTCGAAGGTGAGCATCACGTCTCTTCAGTTTTTCGCCCGCTGTTCAATCACAATTGGGGTTTGTTATTTGACTCCCGAAAGTAAGGGCAATTTCAACCCCCTTGTGTTCCCAGCACTTGTGTTGACTTGGTCTGCGGCTGAGATCATACGGTATCCGTATTATACCCTCAAAGCTTTGAATATCAATCCGCCTGACTGGTTGGACTGGTTGAGATATTCTGgtttcttggtgttgtaTCCGTTGGGATTGGCAACAGAGCCAGTGGTGATTTACGACTCACTCGAATACGTGAAGTCGATGTTTCACTACTACTTCTTTGTGGTCGGATTTACGTTATACATCCCTGGCTTTTACTTCTTGTATACGTATATGTTGAAACAAAGAAAACGGGTGCTCCGCAAAAAGACCGAATGA